The Drosophila suzukii chromosome X, CBGP_Dsuzu_IsoJpt1.0, whole genome shotgun sequence DNA window tataaaaaaaatcgtGTGTGGACATGTTTGCTGGAGATTTCAGCAATCAATTCCGAGGAACTGCGTTACTTTTCAAGATTATTTGACTTAGTGTCCCTTTTTACCATAATTTAAGACAGAACACAAGTTTATTATTCGGCCGCTCATGTTGGTAGAGTTGCCAATAGAATCATAAGAACTGAAAACAGTCCCTAAACATAATAGACATAAagaatttttaacaaaatgcTTTTTGAGAAATTCTTCTTTGTCGCTGCGAGAATCTAACTCACGACCGCTGGGTTCGCAGTCGTGACCTCTACCGCTGCAGCACAGACTCGTCGCGTTGAACGACGCTTAATAACagtttatatattaatttgtTGGGGCCTAAGATTTATTTTCACCAGAGGCAAAAAATtacgtttttttttgcacaattgaaacaaaaacatatattaactgaaattttcatttataagactttttattttaacatgtgctataatttattttttgcttttgcacacaaaattgttcaaaaattaaatttgtaaaaacttggacaaaaaagaaaaattaatgTTGACTCTACTTGGGCACGAACTTACACCGTTTAGACAAATGTGAAAGTGCAATGTGCAACGCATTAGATTGCTAGGCCACCGAATCTTTCATTTTAAAGGTCTTCTAGTATTAAGGGCGATTTTAGATgactttttgttttaaaaatatggaGATTTTGCTCAAAAAAGTGAGAAAGTATTAATAGCATATGGCATATGGCAGAAAAACTAcccccaaaaaatattttctgtcGTGATTTTTTCCATATCCTGAATATTTTTAGCCTTTTTTGAAATAGGAAAAACTATCTTACTTGTAGGGCGATAGATATTTTTTGGGTGATTTTTCTAGTATttagaaatataattttatgaGTGTACAGACCCCATGTGTGTCTTTCCGTGCGAACgttgagatctcggaaactataaaagctagtaAGCATTCAGGTTTCCTAACGACCAGAAATCTAGGGCGcccatatttttaaaattaagactaaaataaaattggaatGCATTTATTTGTTCAATACCTATTAAGAAAGAGCTACGCCCACTCACCCCAGTTTTGAGGTTAGAAGTgaaatttttattgaaatgCGTTTATTTTGTCTAATTTTAATGATATGTAAAAAATCGCTATATTCAGTCAGTAACGTCACTTTTATATTAACAGCGTAACGTGTAAAAGAGCACTTGGCTAAAGAATTCCGTGTTTTTGTACAACCGTTACACGTAGAGTAAAGGGGTGAATTGTATTCGGTGAAAAGTAAGTCACAGGtataaggaagcgtttccgaaccTATTaagtatacatatataattttgatcaggataactagtcgagtcgatctagtccGTGTGAGCGCTGGGATCACATTTTAATAGTGTAATTGGgactttgttttgtttatcaatATCTATATATCTGTGCACAAATTGATGGTTAAAAAGATAAAATTGGCAAAATGGCACCCTAAAATCTCTGAAAAAGTCggtttgctgcttgcatatctctatctCGCTTGCACTCCTTTAAGTTAAATAAAAGGTACCTGACAGTTGGTGCACTCTattatagcgttcttccttgtttttcctAGAGTTTTATTTATAAGATAACTAAAAGTGGCGTTATCCGTTGTTTAAGCAGAAGTTGTAAAGATGCCGAATAAGTGCAACCAAATTTGGAGTCTACCGATTTTCAAGACAAGGTTTGGAGAAAAACGCGATTAAAATGAGTTGCGTCAGACCTAAAGGTGAAAACTGCATGTTCTGAGAGTGtgatctataaaaaaaataatatgtaagcccttaaaagttaaattgCAATTTTTCGGCCTACACAACACAAATTGGATATCTATAAAGTTTGTTTAACAATAATCGCATTACAGTATAATAATCGCATCACAGTAATTAGTTATCCAAACAAACGTATCTATCATGAAAAATTAGAGACTTATTGCTGTACTTCGAAATAATTTCGCCCACTTAAATCGGGATACATATGAACGGCCAGGTGCGGGGGTGTCAAAGTCATTGCGTTGTTGAATGCCGTTACACTGGTGACATTAACCTTATCGGGCAGGCCCACCAACCCACCATCTACTAGGTACTTGACATTCAGACACGGGTCCCGAAAAGAAGAGATGAGACTCTAGATGTGCTCGGCTTTTACGACCGATACGCGACCCAAAGACAGCAACACTCACGCACTTTCCGATTTCACATGGCTATTAACAAATACTAACGACATtgccagcagcaacaccatGCCCCTGAGTGCAACAGTTAGAAAAGTCGCGGTCACAGCTCTCACACTTGAACTTATAAATTCCGAGAACCCCCGATAAcctacatatgtatttatatacgTGTGTCATACACACGCTCTTAGGGGTTCCGTCTCACTTTCTCCCGCCGTCCTGTAGAAATAAACACTTGTGCGTGCTCAGGATTTGGAGCACACCTTGGGCCAAGTGCCTCAGCAACATGGACAATCTCTGCAGCAAAAGCAGCAACCGTTGCAGATACAACAGAAGCAGCGATACCAGGAGCTTCAACAGAAGCATCCGCCAAAATTGCAGGTACAAATGCAGCAGTGGCGACCATATCAACAAAAATTGCAGTTGCAAACAGCAGCTATAATATTtgccacaacagcaacaatatCTCCACCTACAACTGCATCAACCTCCACGCTCAATGCGACACCAACAGCAACATGCAGTTGCCGATGGTGTTGTTGTCGTTCttgctgctgatgatgatgacaaCAGCAATGACTGATGTGCAATATGGCCTGGACATGTCTTTGTGTGTGCGAATGCAACCGTTGACAAAACCATTAATGCGATGCCCAAGCTTACAATTGCGCGACGCCGCCAGCAACTTCTTCTTTATCTTTGAATCCAATTGCTTTCAGAGCACAGTGGTTGCGGTAATGCCAAAATTGGGGaaggctttaaaaataaaccgtAGGCTCTGATAGGTGTCGCAACTCTTCGGGAATATGATCTACGTTACATACACAACAAGTGTTTACTTTAAATAATCCGCACCgacaagtagtatataaaaaCTTTGTCGAAGCgttgtttataaaaaatttaactgaaaggtatgggtcttgtcaatacctatcgtttgccacacccactctaacgcctattACCATACGTTGaaatcacgggtaggtggcgctttgCTATCTCGCTTAGCTGCTTGTATACTTCGAACTCCTTTTtgctccctttagctgagtaacaaTCATCTGATaatcgaggcactcgactatagcgttctttcttggaTTTTTAAAGAATGTTTCACGTTTATTGATTTAGAAAACAATTGCcatcctttttttttattgactgTACACTGTACTATCACAAGTGTTGCAAAAAGTTTCGCTTAGCGCACTAATCAAATTATGAAATAAGTATTGATCGTAACCTTCTACATCCACTGTTGTGattctaaaagctgtgtatgATTAAGAAATATCTGTGCAtctaaatattataaaaacacaGAGATTTGGTCGGGCAGTGTCACGAAATGAAAGTGTGGTGGGTGGTGAAAATGATTTTTAGAATAAAGAATACCTTGTTTGGGGACTTTAAAAACATGCGAGAATACTATAGTCGACGCCATCGACTATTAGGGGAGTgcgatggagatggagatatacaAGTAGAAGAGCGTCTGTTCCCAAGATTGCAcactttatttgcttataacttttttatgaatggtccgagatctcagcgttcatacggacggacatgactagatcgactcggctagtgaacCAAACAACTTTATAGGGTAACGCTTCcttcctgttacatacttcccgacgaatctagtatacccttttactctacaattAACGGATATAAACACaatactttaaaaaatgtatacttGTCTGAACCATAAATCTGAGAAATTCTTCTGGAATCCTCTTCGCCCACTTGTTCCAATGTTCATCGACACTCTGTGTGCGGCCACTAACCCAGTGTTCCGTGTTGTTCTCCCGACCACAAAGAAAGCACTGTGCAGTTGTCGAAGAGATATTGGGGCTAGGGGTGATCCAGACAGAAAAACAGCTGCTGGGATACAAAGGGCATTGTGATCAGTGTTGGCTCTGGGTGGTGCattctttataattttatacTCCTTCATATTGAGCTCTCCCACATCACTGCATTTTATTTACCCAGTCCCCTCTTTGTGTCTTTTCAGCGCTATCCAGGAGTAAGCGAGCGATCCATCCCGAAGAGATGGCACCGCCTAACTGCCTGCTGGCGGTCCTGGCGCTAACGATTTTCCTGGGGGCCAACAACGGCCTGCCGATCACCTCGCGACCCATCGAGGGCAATGTCCAGCGAATGGTGTGGGAGGATTGGGTGAACCTAGACCCGGAGCAACGGAGCCTGACTAAGGAAAAGAAAGTGACTGCCAAGTCGATATTCACGCTACCCTTCCGTCACTGTCCGCAGGGTCACACACTGTACAATGAGCTCTGCATTCCCCAGTCCAACATTGATCCCACGGATCTAATCAAGCAGGAACTGATATTGGCCGGTGGCACAAATGGCAGTCCCCCACCGCCACCCATTGCAGACTACGACTATGGCGATGATGTGGAGAGCGAAGAGATCGTGTACGACCTATCGGTAATACCAACCGCCATGCAAGATAGTGTGCCGCCCCGCCTTGGTGCTGAGGATCAAGCCCTGCCCAGCGAGGATGCACCGCTGAAATTCAATATTTTCGAGAAGAAATTCCCCACAGGCACGGGTGAGCCCGAGGACCTGCCAATGCCGCCGGACTTGTTGGCATCAACACATGGCGGCAACAGCAGTTCCACAGCAGCAACGTCAACCAGCACAGCGGCAACGTCAACGACGACCATGAGCACCCCAGCTGCACCTTTGGGGGATGCCAGCAGCCGCATTGGTGGTGGCGATTTGATGGCGGCTTCTAGCGATGCCCTGTCCACATCGGCAACATTCAACCTGCCTAGCAGCAACACCAACGCCAGCAGCACCGACGGGGACATTAGCCAGGTGGACGCCATTGCGTTGCCAGCGGGACAGACGCAGGATGACGCTGTGCACCTGGTCACCAGTTCCCTCATCGATATCGAAAATTCCTCCACCACAGCGAATACATTTATTGCGGGGGCGGATCTGGCCCAGCTTCTCAAGGCAGACGCCTTTCTGCCAGCTTACGATGGCAGCATTGAGCTGTTGCCGCCGCTTTTTAGTCATCGCAAGGTGTCGCCGCCTTTAAGCGCGGACCAGGATGTAAAGACCAAGCAGACAGATGAAACTGCTGAGCCAGAGGGGGTGGGAACGGAGCTAAAGGAGGATGAAGGGACCACCACGGATCCAGTGCTAAGTGTGGAGGAGGAGTATATTACTGAGACAGAAACAAATACAGGCGGCACAACGGTGTCGACAGAGGTGTCAATGGACACATCTCCTGCCCCCTCCATTTCAGGCCTAACATCACCACATCCGCCAGAAGAATCCGAGATGGATGAAGGTGAAAATCGCCTGGTCTTGATAAAATCGAAAGTGCAACCGGTTCAGTTGacgacaacgacaacaacaTCGGCAACGGCAGcatcaacagcaacaacagcaacaacggcAGCTGATGCTGCTGATTTGAGCTCCTCCACTGACCGGTTTCATTATCAGCACTTTGTAGAAGACGTTGCCGCTAGCAGCACGACAGCAACACCAGAGCCCAGCAGCAGCACTGTCGGCGAACTGATTGACCAGAACGATATGCCGGCGAGTGACAATGACAATTTAATGACAAATACAATTGCCGGCCACGCCGACGAGGATGATGATGGGGGCCATAAAGCCAGCAGTGAAATTGATGCCCAACAGGAACTGCGGCTCATCAACGAGCTGGTAAAGGGTAAGCAGGGAGAGCAACagaagcaacagcagcaacagcagcttGAGCCAACCAAAACAGAAGGAACATCTACATCAACTGAGGCAGCAACCGTCACAACAGCAGCAAATTGGTCAAAGGTGATGCCGCAATTAGGCCAGGGCCCAAGTGAAGCAGCAACATCGACCCAGGCTAATGAGAGCAGCTCGACAGCAAAAtcagtagcagcagcagcagaagagCAATTAAGTATTACCAATCGTAGCAATAGAAATAGTAAAATAATTAGAGTAGGACAGATGGCCGAAgagccagcagcaacagcggCGACTGCAACACCTccgagcagcagcagcaacccGGATGGCTATACGCCTTTTTGGTGGCTCCCGAGTATTGGATGGCGTCTGGAGCGCCAGGTCGACGGCAATGGTGAGGATCATTCGCTGTTGCTCCGGTTCTTCAGCACATTTCGCGGCAGCGACATGGCAGCAACCACGCGCTAACGgcaacatcaacagcagcGCCAGCatctcctggctctggccACCGCCTAGAGCCACAGGATGTCGCTGGGTGCCGTGTAGTCTAGTGTAAGATAGTGTCGTGTCAGCAACAGCGTTTCAATTGCGTGTTGAAGTTTGTTCATAGTTGTCTCACCTTTGCACTCGTCACTTGTCtgagtaaatatttattatctttttatgttttaatcGAATGCCAAATTGTACATAGTATATCCCAAACACACTTCTTAGCAACAACtttcgcatttttttttgccttgGCGTTATTTTGTGGTATTTAAActgctttctttttttaagttgttgatttaattttaggggacttttttttatataatgaTAGTTTTATACAAATGTGCGTACTGCTGTCGTTGTTGCGAGCCCTAGCAATAATTAATTGTGATTACTTAGGCTTATGAATTGATTGTTAGTCTTAGTTAAATGTATACTCtgaatcttttttttaatactatTATCACAATTACCCAATTTATATGTGTATTAGCGGAGCACTTGTTGTAGATGTCTCTGTGTATAGGCCTTAGTGAAAAAGCTAATCAAATCTTGGCATTTTCAAACGCATTCAATAAAAAAGCCTGTGTTTCTttacctatatatatatatatatatatataagcatAATAATGTGCTAACATGTGTAACCTGAAATCGAAAACTAAAGCCTAAACTATAGTGTAATGCATTTATATAGTTATAAAAATGCGTTTCGAACCATTTACTCAAAAacaaaccaaccgaatcaggCAAGCAAtatgtttttgtaaaatgaaatttaacCAACAACCAAAGTTCTGAAGAAAAACCAATACGGAAATGCAAAAACAGTGTATTTTCTTTGGGGCAATGGCAATTGTGCGGCTAACGGTTTCCTCACGATTTGATAGCTGGCCAAAGACTGCGGTAAGTATCGATTATGCGGGAATAGGTAACAACTTCGGGCAAAACGCATTCAACCGTAAGTAAAAAGCTAGCAGAAGAGGCTTTTAGGAAGATTCCTTCGATGTTCGCCTCGAAAGTCTGACCGAAAGTCGGGGCTTACCCCTTTGCCCTTCAACCTGGCAAAGAAGCCGACTACACTGGTAGATTAAAGATAGGTAACAGTTTGAGTAGCAACTGGCCTAAAGAGTTATCAAAGTACTCCGTTGCATCAGCTCTAACACTATACGCCGACCGATGAAGAGGAATATAAAAACTAATCCTAGTAtcaattttgtttaatttgagaAGAGGTCGGAAGAAAACAGCATCAACGCGCGAGGGAGACCTTTAATTTTCACGTACATTGGTCTGAGGTTACGTAAAAGAGACACACACAATTATTTAAGCAAAATAGACTTCCTTTTATAACTGAGCTGTCAtgttcaataaaaaaaaccgGAGATCtcagaaaatataaaagctagaaagtttgCATTTGGCATACACATTTTTTAGCTttttgcgcagcgcaagtttttttcagCAGGGTGCAATGTCCGGAAAACGCCAAAGCCCGTCTAGCGCCTACATTTTTGaagatttttgaaaaaagtaaatacgattttattaaaagttaaatatcCATCTACATGCTAAATATTGTTAAAAACGtacaatttcttaaaaatttataagcaTATAAAGTGCACTCAGACAAAAGAACCGTTCTCAGCGTGGTTGATTTCAGTAATTTCAATCTCAAAAAACAGAGATCGAAGTCGTCTCGGTTTCAACATCGCATCGATCTCGATTTCGAGATGAATCGATCTCAATTTCGAGATAAATAAATCTCGATTTCGAGATGAATCGATCTTGGTTTCAACATCGAATCAATCTCGATTTCGAGATAAATCGCACTAAAatgttta harbors:
- the fog gene encoding protein folded gastrulation, whose product is MAPPNCLLAVLALTIFLGANNGLPITSRPIEGNVQRMVWEDWVNLDPEQRSLTKEKKVTAKSIFTLPFRHCPQGHTLYNELCIPQSNIDPTDLIKQELILAGGTNGSPPPPPIADYDYGDDVESEEIVYDLSVIPTAMQDSVPPRLGAEDQALPSEDAPLKFNIFEKKFPTGTGEPEDLPMPPDLLASTHGGNSSSTAATSTSTAATSTTTMSTPAAPLGDASSRIGGGDLMAASSDALSTSATFNLPSSNTNASSTDGDISQVDAIALPAGQTQDDAVHLVTSSLIDIENSSTTANTFIAGADLAQLLKADAFLPAYDGSIELLPPLFSHRKVSPPLSADQDVKTKQTDETAEPEGVGTELKEDEGTTTDPVLSVEEEYITETETNTGGTTVSTEVSMDTSPAPSISGLTSPHPPEESEMDEGENRLVLIKSKVQPVQLTTTTTTSATAASTATTATTAADAADLSSSTDRFHYQHFVEDVAASSTTATPEPSSSTVGELIDQNDMPASDNDNLMTNTIAGHADEDDDGGHKASSEIDAQQELRLINELVKGKQGEQQKQQQQQQLEPTKTEGTSTSTEAATVTTAANWSKVMPQLGQGPSEAATSTQANESSSTAKSVAAAAEEQLSITNRSNRNSKIIRVGQMAEEPAATAATATPPSSSSNPDGYTPFWWLPSIGWRLERQVDGNGEDHSLLLRFFSTFRGSDMAATTR